Proteins found in one Triticum urartu cultivar G1812 chromosome 4, Tu2.1, whole genome shotgun sequence genomic segment:
- the LOC125553244 gene encoding F-box/FBD/LRR-repeat protein At1g13570-like — protein sequence MGNMLTFMPGTTAVVNHCHPRQLHPGATSSRIAGRQFEPLSILAFRAMSEHIGRSEAFCRKQISNGRFQLLTILVCGAICAEGITAKDPFKLCGILICGVLSDYIRHGAKEPAVDLLGDLPEDVLCTVLSKLSLEEAVRTSAVSRKWRYLWTACPKLSFDGNTICGKNNYEKRVYNLVFSHIVNRVLGQCRGKLVEELEIKIGLNRMLVEHLDNWVRFAVSSRTKALVFDLAREQRQPPGCVDRYKFPFELLDEDSIHRLQKLHLSFVDLQPPTHFSGFPNVRKLDLSIVSVNGKGIQHMLSNCCNLEWLSIVRCHLNGELKVNGPLPHLLYLKIASCRLTNIAFHAVNLATFEYRGVAVPIDLGKSSELKCANIYYFGDTLEHTITVLAKVLTSVQHLTLNAGCKSSEVPCLMSYPCKFSRMTYLQLRLAYVKEFDSLSLVSFMRSAPLIEKLELHFCNDAYVRVVQEPEPMRNLSKRLFNDMKSLHITGFEACKGEVEFLMHMVENAPALEVLCIDHSYQYPIEGFRKDKELDVDLLHTTTRRHLKGKFSPNCTLILL from the exons ATGGGGAACATGCTCACCTTCATGCCTGGAACAACTGCAGTGGTGAATCATTGCCATCCAAGGCAACTCCACCCAGGAGCCACCAGCAGCAGGATAGCAGGCCGTCAGTTTGAACCGCTGAGCATTCTGGCTTTCAGGGCTATGTCTGAGCACATAGGACGTAGTGAAGCGTTCTGTCGAAAGCAGATATCGAATGGCCGGTTTCAACTGCTGACCATTCTGGTTTGCGGAGCAATCTGTGCCGAGGGAATTACAGCAAAAGATCCATTCAAACTGTGTGGCATTCTCATCTGTGGAGTTTTGTCTGACTACATCCGTCATGGCGCAAAGGAACCAGCGGTTGATCTGCTTGGAGACCTTCCAGAG GACGTGTTATGCACAGTTTTGTCAAAGTTGTCTCTGGAAGAGGCTGTAAGAACCAGTGCCGTCTCAAGGAAATGGAGATACTTGTGGACAGCTTGTCCTAAACTGAGTTTCGATGGAAATACAATATGTGGCAAGAATAATTATGAGAAAAGAGTGTATAATCTAGTGTTCAGTCACATTGTTAATAGAGTCCTGGGACAGTGCAGGGGCAAGTTGGTTGAAGAGCTTGAAATCAAAATTGGGTTGAACCGGATGTTGGTTGAACATCTTGATAATTGGGTTCGTTTTGCTGTATCATCGCGGACAAAGGCACTAGTTTTTGATTTAGCACGAGAACAGCGTCAACCTCCAGGTTGTGTTGATCGGTACAAATTTCCATTTGAGCTTTTAGATGAGGACAGTATACACCGTCTACAGAAACTTCATCTTAGCTTTGTAGATCTCCAGCCACCAACGCATTTTAGTGGTTTCCCTAACGTAAGGAAGCTTGATCTGAGCATAGTGAGTGTCAATGGGAAGGGTATTCAACATATGTTGTCAAACTGCTGTAACTTAGAGTGGCTGAGTATTGTTAGATGCCATCTCAATGGTGAACTAAAGGTTAACGGCCCACTGCCTCACCTGCTATACTTGAAAATTGCTTCGTGCAGATTAACAAATATAGCATTCCATGCCGTGAACCTTGCGACTTTTGAATACAGAGGAGTGGCGGTGCCTATTGACCTCGGTAAATCATCGGAACTGAAATGTGCAAACATATATTATTTTGGAGACACTCTTGAGCACACTATTACCGTGCTTGCTAAAGTTCTTACAAGTGTGCAACATCTGACCCTCAATGCAGGCTGTAAATCATCAGAG GTTCCCTGTTTGATGTCTTACCCATGCAAGTTTTCTCGGATGACATACTTACAATTGAGGTTGGCCTATGTCAAAGAATTCGACAGCTTGTCGTTGGTCTCTTTTATGAGGTCTGCTCCTTTAATTGAAAAGCTAGAGCTGCAC TTTTGTAACGATGCTTATGTGCGCGTGGTACAAGAACCTGAACCTATGAGGAATCTTTCAAAGCGTCTGTTCAACGACATGAAGAGCCTGCATATTACAGGATTTGAAGCATGCAAGGGCGAAGTTGAGTTCCTTATGCACATGGTTGAAAATGCCCCTGCATTGGAGGTCTTATGTATAGATCACTCATATCAATATCCAATAGAAGGCTTTCGCAAAGACAAAGAATTGGATGTTGACTTGCTTCATACAACTACAAGAAGGCATCTTAAAGGAAAATTTTCACCCAATTGCACCTTGATTTTACTTTAA